TTTCAGATGAGTATCATAATTTAACTCTTTGGCTTCTTGAATTAGTTAATAAGTACGGAGAAGGAATAGGAATAAAAAGAAAAGAAAAATTAATTGAAATATTTATAAATACAAGTAGATTTGAATATTTATTTTGGGATATGGCTTATAAAATAGAAGATTAGAGGAGATTATAATGAAGGTTTTAGAATTAGATGAAGTTTCCTTTTCATATGAAGAAGAGGAAGAGCTTATAAAAAAAATATCATTTTCATTAAGTAAAAATGAATTCTTATCAATTATAGGAAGCAGTGGTTGTGGAAAGTCAACTATAATAAAAATTATAGGGGGAATAGAAAAAGAAACAAGTGGGAAGATAAAAAGTTTAAAAACTGCATATATGCCACAAAAAGATTTACTTTTACCATGGAGAACAGTAATTGATAACATACTTTTACCTATAGAATTAAACAAAACATCTATAAGTGAAGGGAGAAAAAAAGGAAAATTTTATTTGGAAAAACTTCATTTAAAGGAATATGAAAACAAGTTACCTCAAGATCTTTCTGGAGGAATGAGGCAAAGGGTATCATTTATAAGAACCCTTTTAACTGAAGCAGATATATTGTTATTAGATGAACCTTTTTCTGCTCTAGATGCAATAACTAAAGGAAAGTTACAAAAATGGTTGTTAGAAACTTTAAGTGAATTTAACAAAAGTGTTATTTTTATAACCCACGATATAAATGAAGCTCTATATTTATCAGATAGAATACTAGTTTGTCAAAATAGACCTCTTGATTCATTTATAGAATATAAATTACCAAAGGTAAAAGATGAAAAATTTATAATAGAAACTAAGAAAAAAATATTGTCAAATATAGGAGGGGAAGAGGAATGAGAAAACCTTCATTAGCATTTTACTCTTCAAGTATATTTTTTATAGCCTGGGAGGTATTTGCAAGATATTTAAATTTAAAATTTGTTTTACCTTGGCCAACTGCTGTTTTAAAAAGAATGTGGGAATTAAGAGTTCCTTTATTTAAATATCATATGTTTGCAACTTTAAAAATAGCTGGAGTATCAATTATTTTATCCTTT
The sequence above is drawn from the Fusobacterium sp. IOR10 genome and encodes:
- a CDS encoding ATP-binding cassette domain-containing protein translates to MKVLELDEVSFSYEEEEELIKKISFSLSKNEFLSIIGSSGCGKSTIIKIIGGIEKETSGKIKSLKTAYMPQKDLLLPWRTVIDNILLPIELNKTSISEGRKKGKFYLEKLHLKEYENKLPQDLSGGMRQRVSFIRTLLTEADILLLDEPFSALDAITKGKLQKWLLETLSEFNKSVIFITHDINEALYLSDRILVCQNRPLDSFIEYKLPKVKDEKFIIETKKKILSNIGGEEE